Below is a genomic region from Escherichia ruysiae.
TTTACATGGTCAAAGCACATCAACGTATCTGGCAATTGCCAATCAAGACGAACAAACCGTATTGGCGATTAATGATACCCATCTGCTGGAACAGTTAACGCCGCAATTATTGAACGGGTCACGTGATTTACTTCGTCATGCGGGCGTAGTACTGGCAGATTGCAACCTGACTGCCGAGGCGCTGGAGTGGGTCTTTACCCTCGCCGATGAAATTCCGGTATTTGTCGATACCGTTTCAGAATTCAAAGCGGGCAAAATCAAACACTGGCTGGCGCATATTCACACCCTGAAACCCACTTTACCGGAGCTGGAAATTTTGTGGGAAAAGGCGATCACCAGCGATGCTGACCGTCATGCCGCAGTGAATGCGTTGCATCAGCAAGGTGTTCAGCAACTGTTTGTTTATTTGCCCGATGAATCCGTTTATTGCAGCGAAAAGGATGGCGAACAATTTTTGCTGACCGCGCCAGCGCATACGACAGTCGATAGTTTTGGTGCTGACGATGGTTTTATGGCGGGCCTGGTATATAGCTTTCTTGAAGGATACAGTTTCCGCGACAGCGCCCGTTTTGCGATGGCCTGCGCGGCAATTTCACGCGCCAGCGGCAGCATAAATAACCCTACCCTGTCTGCTGATAACGCGCTTTCATTAGTGCCGATGGTGTAACAATGTTGCCGGATGCGACGCTTGACGCGTCTTATCCGGTCTTATTATCAACACTTAGTGGGTTTTGATGTAGCCGCGAACGCACTCTTCGACTAATCCCCAGAACCAGTCGGTATCAATAGTGATGCCGACTTTGGTATTGGCGGGCTTGCCAAGAACGCCCAGCTCGTCGCAGACGGTACGCCCGTAGCAAGGGCCGCTATTAACGTCCACTTCGACATACATTTCCTGGGTTTTAATGCCATCAGAGTTGATCAGATAACCTATGCAGGTGGCGTCATGCACCGGGCCGCCAGCCAGGCCGTAGTTTTCGAACTGGGTTTTGAGGGTGAAATTCATGATGTCGCGGAACAGTTCGCCGGCAGGGCCACCGGCCCTTTCCATCCGCGCAATCACATCCGGGGTACACACGGTCTGGTTAGTGAGATCCAGGCCCATCATCACCAACGGAACGCCGGAGGTGAATACCACGCGTGCCGCTTCTGGATCAGCAAAAATGTTGAACTCGGCAGACGGCGTGAAGTTACCTGTACCATAAGCGCCGCCCATCAGCACAATTTCACGGATTTTTGGCAGGATTGCGGGCTGCATACGCATCGCCACCGCGATGTTTGACAGCGGCCCCACCGGCACCAGAGTGATATCGCCTTCGCTTGCCATCAGGGTATCAATGATGTATTTCACCGCATGGGTGCTTTCAGCCTGGCGGGTCAGCGGTTCGAACACCGGGCCATCCAGACCGGTTTCGCCATGAATATTATCGGCAA
It encodes:
- a CDS encoding sugar kinase, with protein sequence MNNREKEILAILRRNPLIQQNEIADMLQISRSRVAAHIMDLMRKGRIKGKGYILTEQEYCVVVGTINMDIRGMADIRYPQAASHPGTIHCSAGGVGRNIAHNLALLGRDVHLLSVIGNDFYGEMLLEETRRAGVNVSGCVRLHGQSTSTYLAIANQDEQTVLAINDTHLLEQLTPQLLNGSRDLLRHAGVVLADCNLTAEALEWVFTLADEIPVFVDTVSEFKAGKIKHWLAHIHTLKPTLPELEILWEKAITSDADRHAAVNALHQQGVQQLFVYLPDESVYCSEKDGEQFLLTAPAHTTVDSFGADDGFMAGLVYSFLEGYSFRDSARFAMACAAISRASGSINNPTLSADNALSLVPMV
- the rihB gene encoding ribosylpyrimidine nucleosidase, whose product is MEKRKIILDCDPGHDDAIAIMMAAKHPAIDLLGITIVAGNQTLDKTLINGLNVCQKLEINVPVYAGMPQPIMRKQIVADNIHGETGLDGPVFEPLTRQAESTHAVKYIIDTLMASEGDITLVPVGPLSNIAVAMRMQPAILPKIREIVLMGGAYGTGNFTPSAEFNIFADPEAARVVFTSGVPLVMMGLDLTNQTVCTPDVIARMERAGGPAGELFRDIMNFTLKTQFENYGLAGGPVHDATCIGYLINSDGIKTQEMYVEVDVNSGPCYGRTVCDELGVLGKPANTKVGITIDTDWFWGLVEECVRGYIKTH